One Triticum dicoccoides isolate Atlit2015 ecotype Zavitan chromosome 5B, WEW_v2.0, whole genome shotgun sequence genomic window carries:
- the LOC119305035 gene encoding uncharacterized protein LOC119305035 has product MWFHHVNFTAKTKATPYCEFFFAEVIFMQENSLELPVSCLCRLKPIDNGNCFGCINNGSVDMMHPSDVGYAGGHAMNTYQPFSGPRVMPGSYEEESYEAEEARLRSTLQCLDNPEMMEGPPRPSKFWDSLVKVYIGPLGYSDRDRVPPGFPGSGATQHSAPPAPRAQYFGVGRGAMQCFAPPDLSGLSSS; this is encoded by the exons ATGTGGTTCCATCACGTTAATTTCACTGCAAAGACTAAAGCAACACCTTATTGCGAGTTCTTCTTCGCTGAAGTCATATTTATGCAAGAAAACTCTTTGGAGTTGCCAGTCAGCTGTTTATGCAGGCTTAAACCTATTGATAATG GTAACTGCTTTGGTTGTATAAACAATGGAAGTGTTGATATGATGCATCCCAGTGATGTTGGTTATGCTGGTGGCCATGCGATGAACACTTACCAGCCATTCAGTGGACCTAGGGTAATGCCAGGAAGCTATGAAGAGGAAAGC TACGAAGCTGAGGAGGCCAGGTTGAGAAGTACTTTGCAG TGCCTTGACAATCCAGAGATGATGGAAGGACCACCAAGACCGTCTAAGTTCTGGGACAGCCTTGTTAAGGTATACATTGGACCACTGGGATACTCGGACCGAGACCGTGTACCACCAGGATTCCCAGGTAGTGGAGCTACGCAACACAGTGCACCCCCGGCCCCGCGTGCGCAATACTTTGGGGTTGGCCGTGGTGCTATGCAATGCTTTGCACCTCCAGATCTCTCGGGGTTGTCTTCTTCATAA